A single genomic interval of Spinacia oleracea cultivar Varoflay chromosome 6, BTI_SOV_V1, whole genome shotgun sequence harbors:
- the LOC110799911 gene encoding histidine-containing phosphotransfer protein 1 has translation MDVVQMLQRQFIDYMKSLYMERYLDDQFNQLQKLADESSPDFVIEVVTLFFQDSEKLLDNLSKALEQPVVDFNQVANHAHQFKGSSSSIGAHRVKNQCVKFQAYCEDKNRDGCLACLQELQQEYIVLKKKFEILFQLEQDIVQNGGIVPTMD, from the exons ATGGATGTTGTGCAGATGTTGCAGAGGCAATTCATCGACTATATGAAGTCTTTGTACATGGAG CGTTATTTGGATGATCAGTTCAACCAATTGCAGAAATTAGCGGACGAGAGTAGCCCAGATTTTGTTATTGAAGTTGTAACCCTTTTCTTTCAAGATTCTGAAAAGCTCCTTGACAATTTGAGCAAAGCTCT TGAGCAGCCAGTAGTAGATTTCAATCAAGTGGCAAATCATGCTCATCAGTTTAAGGGGAGTAGTTCTAG CATCGGTGCACATAGGGTCAAAAACCAATGCGTCAAGTTTCAAGCTTATTGCGAGGACAAAAATCGTGATGG GTGTCTCGCTTGTCTGCAAGAGCTGCAGCAGGAATATATTGTTTTGAAAAAGAAATTCGAAATTCTCTTCCAG CTGGAGCAAGACATTGTGCAAAATGGCGGGATAGTTCCGACCATGGATTAA
- the LOC130463543 gene encoding uncharacterized protein encodes MTSYLEGMPTLSPDHIALLSRPFTDEDIKTAAFGSKPLKSPGPDGVPPAFFQKYWSKVGKETCEAVHSFFNNGRMLRETNKTFITLIPKEPRPSSVGGYRPISLCNSTYKIISKCMVNRIKLILPDMVGETQNAFVPGRMMIDNCYIAHETINSVKKRKKGGRFEAVLKVDLSKAYDRVRWDFIIGILTKMEFPQLWIQWITECISTVSYAILVNGEPTAQIKPGTGLRQGDPLSPYLFILLMEVLSKKIMKLESQGILQGIKVSRNAPTISHLFFADDAIFCFKATPPSCRAIRGCIEDFCSISGEMINFDKSTVLFSPNTPRRFIRILRSPLGVRVKDEVGNYLGCPMDVDDRSSAKFQSIVDRINEKIGSWKFARTSQPGKLLLINSILVAMASHILSIYSCPSLIAKKINSNLLKFWWATSSSRKPIYWRKKELLYHHKGEGGVEIKEIGTLNLALLARQSWRMYSNPRLLASKLFKGKYGGDPISLGYRDTTPRSCSWAARSLIKASNSLKDGVRTRIGNGETTRITQDTWVGNSKLKMKNTSSNDVRQLTTVAHLMTTERRWNAPLIWRCFQEQEAKLIMATHIPSDCVQDTYQWEYTKNGKYTFKSGYWHIQSKTNAPPLGTDKFWANMWRSSLLPRWKHFIWKLIHRALPTKTNLCKRGIDIEVTCPFCKGQTETDLHIFRLCPTAQMVWRASPLGIVSESQAMVPMQTWLRNFLNLFFNQDGKDDSRAVQLTATLWAIWLHRNDIIFCGVSVIPNRILEVAQSHVHSWKEAQKAKLMQQQHLNWKQPGEINLTKISMWKVGKCSNLGFFSILVDAAWNRKKNSKQKQWEAAVAWAEDDNQTISCSGAKRIFAQDALQAECYAILEGIRVASGLARNVILKTDCKVAVEAIRNENQAHSHIATIISDIRKEATMLDFFVCLKVSRNAVVKAHNLAQQERKGLGL; translated from the coding sequence ATGACCTCTTATCTGGAGGGCATGCCCACCCTTTCGCCAGACCACATTGCACTCCTATCACGACCATTCACAGACGAAGACATCAAAACAGCAGCGTTTGGGTCTAAGCCACTTAAGTCTCCCGGGCCGGACGGAGTACCTCCTGCTTTCTTTCAAAAGTACTGGTCTAAGGTGGGCAAGGAAACTTGTGAGGCGGTGCACTCTTTCTTCAACAATGGTAGAATGCTCCGGGAGACAAACAAGACTTTCATCACCCTCATACCCAAAGAACCGAGACCATCATCAGTAGGGGGGTACAGACCAATTAGCCTATGCAACTCAACCTATAAGATTATCTCGAAATGTATGGTAAACCGCATCAAACTCATCCTCCCGGATATGGTAGGAGAGACGCAAAATGCTTTTGTACCTGGTCGAATGATGATAGACAACTGTTATATAGCTCATGAAACTATCAATAGTGTGAAAAAACGAAAGAAAGGGGGCAGATTTGAGGCGGTGTTAAAGGTGGATCTTAGCAAAGCGTATGATCGAGTAAGATGGGATTTTATTATTGGTATTCTGACCAAAATGGAGTTCCCGCAACTATGGATACAATGGATTACAGAGTGTATTTCTACGGTTTCGTATGCAATCCTCGTAAATGGTGAACCAACCGCTCAAATCAAGCCGGGAACAGGCCTTCGACAGGGCGACCCCCTCTCCCCTTATCTTTTCATTCTCTTAATGGAGGTTCTCTCGAAGAAAATTATGAAACTGGAAAGTCAGGGTATTTTACAGGGAATTAAGGTTTCAAGGAATGCTCCCACGATAAGCCACCTCTTTTTTGCGGACGACGCAATTTTTTGCTTCAAAGCCACACCTCCTTCGTGCCGCGCAATAAGAGGTTGTATTGAGGATTTTTGCTCTATTTCGGGGGAGATGATAAATTTTGACAAGTCCACAGTACTTTTTAGTCCTAACACCCCAAGGAGATTTATCCGTATTCTTCGCAGCCCCCTTGGAGTAAGAGTGAAAGATGAGGTTGGAAACTACCTTGGTTGCCCAATGGACGTCGACGACCGATCCTCTGCTAAATTCCAGAGTATTGTGGACAGGATAAATGAGAAAATTGGATCCTGGAAATTTGCAAGAACCAGCCAACCAGGAAAACTACTTCTCATTAATAGTATACTGGTGGCAATGGCCTCCCACATATTATCCATCTACTCTTGTCCGAGTCTAATAGCGAAGAAGATCAACTCTAACCTTCTTAAATTTTGGTGGGCTACTTCCAGTTCAAGGAAACCGATTTACTGGCGAAAGAAGGAGCTTCTGTACCACCACAAAGGGGAAGGAGGAGTGGAAATAAAGGAAATTGGCACCCTCAACTTGGCCCTCCTAGCCCGTCAAAGCTGGCGAATGTATTCCAACCCACGACTGCTAGCAAGCAAGCTCTTCAAAGGCAAATATGGAGGGGACCCAATCTCTCTGGGATACAGAGACACTACTCCAAGATCATGTTCGTGGGCTGCAAGAAGCTTAATCAAGGCATCCAACTCGCTGAAGGACGGTGTTCGAACTCGAATTGGAAACGGGGAGACAACCAGAATCACTCAAGATACATGGGTTGGCAACTCTAAGCTGAAAATGAAGAATACAAGTTCAAATGATGTCAGACAATTAACCACAGTTGCACACTTGATGACAACAGAGAGAAGGTGGAATGCACCGCTTATATGGAGATGCTTCCAGGAGCAAGAAGCAAAGTTAATCATGGCTACGCATATACCAAGTGACTGTGTCCAGGATACCTACCAGTGGGAGTACACAAAGAATGGTAAATATACTTTTAAATCAGGTTACTGGCACATCCAGAGCAAGACCAACGCCCCCCCTTTAGGCACTGATAAATTCTGGGCGAACATGTGGCGTTCGAGCCTTCTCCCTAGATGGAAGCACTTTATTTGGAAGCTCATCCACAGAGCCCTCCCTACAAAAACAAATTTATGCAAAAGGGGGATCGATATCGAAGTGACATGCCCCTTCTGTAAGGGTCAAACGGAAACGGACTTACATATTTTTCGACTTTGCCCAACTGCGCAAATGGTTTGGCGAGCAAGCCCATTGGGCATTGTTTCCGAGTCTCAGGCTATGGTCCCTATGCAAACTTGGTTGAGAAACTTCCTCAATCTTTTCTTCAACCAAGACGGGAAAGACGATTCAAGAGCAGTTCAGTTAACAGCCACCCTTTGGGCCATCTGGCTACACCGAAACGACATCATTTTTTGTGGCGTGAGTGTAATCCCAAACAGAATTTTGGAGGTAGCACAGTCACACGTCCATTCTTGGAAGGAAGCACAGAAAGCAAAACTGATGCAGCAACAACatttaaattggaaacaacctGGAGAAATCAACTTGACTAAGATTTCAATGTGGAAAGTAGGGAAGTGCAGCAACCTGGGTTTCTTCTCTATTTTAGTGGATGCAGCGTGGAACAGAAAGAAGAACTCAAAACAGAAACAATGGGAAGCAGCTGTAGCATGGGCAGAAGATGACAACCAGACCATTAGCTGTTCAGGCGCCAAGAGGATCTTTGCACAAGATGCCTTACAAGCGGAATGCTACGCAATCTTGGAGGGAATCAGAGTTGCTAGTGGGCTTGCGCGCAACGTAATTCTCAAAACAGATTGCAAGGTAGCTGTGGAGGCAATACGGAATGAAAATCAAGCCCACTCACACATAGCAACTATCATCAGTGACATTCGCAAGGAAGCAACCATGCTAGACTTCTTTGTATGTTTAAAAGTTAGTAGGAATGCTGTAGTTAAGGCCCATAATCTTGCCCAGCAAGAGAGAAAAGGTCTTGGGTTATAG
- the LOC110799915 gene encoding receptor-like protein 56, whose protein sequence is MKKKKQSFLLLLQASPINKFPLSIQKLQQTAVGEETLTSLLLCEASLANHLFNSLSSLLTVIHLPPLKAYTRSLVSFSRKSRNLLPPLSPPTCIYPLALLIYIYISIVNIIIDSIITPNLSVYHYQLLVFFSFKAAMMVGGKKAVIYILVCLQCCLYSIAMLDPLDFLALQSIRKSLKDVPGSNFFQSWDFTSDPCSFPGVYCDSDKVIALNLGDPRAGSPGLAGRIDPAIGKLSSLAEFTIVPGRVMGRIPETVSQLSNLRFFAVSRNFLTGEIPAGFGELRTLHTLDLSYNQLTGSIPHPLGSLPVLSNLLLCHNHLTGSLPPFISNSLTRVDLMHNNLTGSIEPDSLPPSVQYLSLGWNKFSGPVFNLLPKLNRLNYLDLSMNRLTGLIPCEVFTFPISNLQLQRNQFFGPVQLVEQVTIATVDLSYNRLSGQVSPMLSTVQNLYLNNNRFMGSVPASFRDRIMDATIQTLYLQHNYLTGFEINPTAEIPSVLCLQYNCMVPPTQSACPLKAGDEKTRPTAQCNEWRG, encoded by the coding sequence atgaagaagaagaagcagTCATTTCTCCTTCTCTTGCAAGCCTCCCCAATTAACAAATTTCCTCTCTCTATACAAAAGTTGCAGCAAACAGCAGTTGGAGAAGAAACACTTACATCTTTGCTTCTCTGTGAAGCTAGCTTAGCTAATCATCTCtttaattctctctcctctctcttgaCTGTCATACACCTCCCTCCATTAAAAGCCTACACGAGAAGTTTGGTAAGTTTCTCACGGAAAAGCAGAAACCTCCTCCCACCTCTGTCTCCTCCAACCTGTATTTACCCCCTCGCtcttcttatatatatatatataagcatTGTTAATATAATCATCGACTCGATCATAACTCCCAATCTATCTGTATATCATTATCAATTACTGGTGTTTTTTTCGTTTAAGGCGGCAATGATGGTGGGAGGGAAGAAAGCGGTCATCTACATTTTGGTTTGTTTGCAATGTTGTCTTTATTCAATAGCAATGCTGGACCCGCTTGATTTTCTAGCATTGCAATCGATTCGTAAGTCGTTAAAAGATGTTCCCGGGTCGAATTTCTTTCAGTCGTGGGACTTCACTTCCGACCCGTGTAGCTTCCCCGGAGTTTACTGTGATTCGGATAAAGTGATCGCTCTCAATCTCGGCGACCCGCGGGCTGGTTCGCCTGGTTTAGCTGGCCGGATTGATCCAGCTATTGGTAAGCTTTCGTCGTTGGCTGAATTCACTATTGTTCCTGGTCGGGTCATGGGGAGAATACCCGAAACCGTTTCGCAGTTGTCGAATCTTCGGTTCTTCGCCGTTAGTCGGAATTTCTTAACCGGAGAGATTCCGGCTGGTTTTGGAGAGTTGCGAACCTTACACACTCTTGACTTGAGCTACAATCAACTCACCGGTTCAATCCCTCACCCGCTTGGTTCACTTCCGGTTCTCTCTAATCTCCTCCTCTGTCACAACCATCTCACCGGTTCACTCCCTCCTTTTATATCCAATTCCCTCACCCGGGTTGATCTGATGCACAACAATCTAACCGGTTCTATTGAACCGGATTCTCTCCCTCCTTCTGTTCAGTACCTCTCACTTGGGTGGAACAAATTCTCAGGGCCGGTTTTCAATCTTTTACCGAAATTAAACCGGTTGAATTACCTCGATTTAAGCATGAACCGGCTCACTGGTTTAATCCCGTGCGAAGTATTCACATTCCCAATCTCCAACCTTCAGCTACAAAGAAACCAGTTCTTCGGCCCGGTTCAACTAGTTGAGCAAGTAACAATCGCCACCGTTGATTTAAGCTACAACAGATTATCAGGGCAAGTATCACCAATGCTATCAACGGTTCAGAATCTATATCTAAACAACAACCGGTTCATGGGTTCGGTTCCGGCGAGCTTCAGAGACCGGATAATGGATGCAACAATACAGACGTTATATTTGCAGCATAATTATCTGACAGGTTTTGAGATAAATCCAACGGCTGAGATTCCAAGTGTGTTATGTTTACAGTACAATTGCATGGTCCCACCAACCCAGTCAGCTTGCCCGTTGAAAGCTGGAGACGAGAAGACACGCCCTACTGCGCAGTGTAACGAATGGCGAGGGTAA